One window of Kryptolebias marmoratus isolate JLee-2015 linkage group LG3, ASM164957v2, whole genome shotgun sequence genomic DNA carries:
- the mrpl45 gene encoding 39S ribosomal protein L45, mitochondrial has translation MATSMRRTLVSLRSVTCSSLKSAQVPLDVRHPVPLYLPVRTKKRYFIPPAVNIKGKKEENPELKARAAGVVIRQQYLERPINIACTAGVFDPYIPPEGDSRLSTLSKEGLRQRTEQIRQSAASQLAIRKIKEHDSEFTTKTFAEQAQEIFIEAHNSLTQFNKERLHSLVTERCYPEMTRGNRYKTIRWTFVESLEPPRVVHARCPDMVTKGNLYGQVTVRMHSKQTLAIYDRFGRLMLGSEEQPKDILEYLVIERHLINPYGRWRLHGKIVPSWAPAKDPIIQTVAIPGPKLKPWEDLESLNYEVPKPAAVQWYK, from the exons ATGGCGACATCCATGAGGAGGACGCTTGTGTCCCTTCGCAGTGTTACATGTAGCAGTTTGAAG AGTGCTCAGGTGCCTTTGGACGTGAGACATCCTGTCCCACTTTACTTGCCAGTCCGAACCAAGAAGAGGTACTTTATCCCTCCTGCAGTGAACATAAAGGGGAAGAAGGAAGAAAACCCAGAACTTAAGGCTCGAGCGGCAGGTGTCGTTATTCGGCAGCAGTACTTGGAGAGGCCCATTAATATTGCCTGCACAG CGGGAGTATTTGACCCTTACATCCCACCAGAAGGAGATTCTCGTCTCTCTACTCTGTCTAAAGAGGGCCTGAGACAACGAACCGAACAGATCCGACAGAGCGCCGCCTCACAGCTGGC GATTCGTAAAATCAAAGAGCATGACTCGGAGTTCACTACAAAGACTTTTGCAGAACAAGCTCAAGAAATCTTCATTGAAGCTCACAACTCCCTGACACA ATTCAACAAGGAGAGGCTTCACTCCCTGGTTACAGAGAGGTGTTATCCT GAGATGACAAGGGGCAATCGTTACAAGACCATCCGCTGGACTTTTGTTGAGTCTTTGGAACCGCCCAGAGTGGTACACGCTCGCTGCCCCGATATGGTCACCAAAGGCAACCTATATGGGCAGGTGACGGTTCGGATGCACTCAAAACAG ACTCTGGCCATCTATGACCGCTTTGGGAGGCTGATGCTGGGCAGCGAGGAGCAGCCAAAGGATATCTTGGAGTACTTGGTCATAGAGCGGCACCTTATCAACCCCTACGGCAGGTGGAGGTTACATGGGAAAATTGTTCCATCCTGGGCACCTGCCAAAGACCCAATTATTCAG ACGGTCGCCATTCCTGGTCCAAAGCTGAAGCCATGGGAAGATTTGGAAAGCCTCAACTATGAAGTTCCCAAACCAGCAGCAGTTCAGTGGTATAAGTAG